TTAAACGGTATGGTGGATCGGTCCTGATACATCGCCTTTCACAGTAAATTTTCGGTTGAGTAAATCGATTAATTTTTCTTGATAATGGGTGTTGATTCGGTTGCCCAGCAACTGGCATAACTCGATTCCGGTTGGAGTGAATCGATAGTAGGTGAGTGTTATCCCCTTAGACTTGGCATGTAGGGCGACTTCAGTACCTTGGTATGCCAGTTTAAGGGCAGAGTTGACCTCAATCTCTCCAGACTCAAGTTCAGTCGTTAATAAGATACCCAATTCCATCAAAAGCAGTAGACTGGAGTAGGGGAGTTGGAATTCCCCTAAACTGAGCTCATCAACACTTTCTCGTTTAGAAAAGCTAAAAAAGCCAGCTTGGTGTCGAACTCCAAGCAATAGCTTACGGCTACTATCGGTACCAAAAGTACAAGCCAGAGAGGCTGCTCTTTGCAGTGTTTGTGCTTCTTTTGGTGTCATATCCTTGAGCGTTTTTAGTGCTTTTAGTGAGGTTGAACCTGGATTAGTCACTTCCCTTTTCAGCACTTGAGCCCATAGTTTCTGCATCGAACTGTTATGGATCTCCTGAGCCATTTCAAAGTAACGCGTCAACCAATCAAAATCTGGCTCTCCTGCGACCTCTTTATTACAGGTGTCTAATGTTGCTTTGATAATCTGCTCAAGGTTTTTTTGGCGGTGTTCTTTGCGCTGTTTTTCTCTTAGCATCGCGCGTTCGAATAGAGTCTTGCTCGGCGCTTCTTCCGATACCATCGCATCCAGGGAGTGCGCTTGTGCAATGGCAATCACTTGACTTGCACTATCTTTCATATGTCGCTTTTTTGCCGAATGTTCAGCTTTATGAGTGGAATTTGTGGTCGATGTTTGGATTTCTGTAGGAAGCTTGCTACTCATAATCAACAGTCTCGTGCTTAGCCGAAAAATAACACAAGTGTTTAATTTAGCGATGTTTAGAGCAACTGACTAGCGATATTTTGTCTTTGAATACGGATAGAGAATATGGATGTGAACGAAAGGTGATTTATTGATAATAATTTGTTAATATTGTCGTATGGTTAAGGAGGCGCTTATGAGATATACGGATAATCACAGAGTGAGGCGTCATATGGCAACGGTTTTATTATTAGTGAGTTACGTTGCTATATTAGTATTTCTCTCACAATATATTGTGTGAAAGGGCTTAATGTTAGTTAAGCCCTTTTTTACATATGAGTAACAATATTGTGTTTACATATCGTCGTACGGCTCAATTTTGATGCCATCGATCAGGTAGCCAGTCTCGGCTAGATCAGAGGTGGTTGACTCAGTTTTTAACTGACCGACTACGTAGACGACATCCCATAATTGCTGTATCGGCGCACCTTGTTCGAATTTTACGTAGATAATTTGATTTGGTGGCGGTGGTGGTACGTGGATACAGGCACCAAAATACGGAACCAACAGAAATTCAGTGACTTTTTCTTCATCTCCCTCAAGTGGAATAACAAAGCCGGGAATTTTTACCGCGCTGCCATTGAGCTCTTGTCTTACCGTGCCTAATTTTGATTGTTCCGCTGTCATGCCTGAATGGTCAGGCATCGGCATCCCCATCGCATTAAACTGATTGCGTTCGGCTTCGGGTATTAGGTCTATCCAGTCCAAGGTAAGTACATCAGCATCTTCAATGCTAGCTTGAGCAGGGCTGATGAGCCCCAAGCTAAGAACGACAAGTACGCCCAGCAGCTTAATCAATTTCATTTGAGTGTTAAATCCTTATGGTCATGCCATCACTGAGTGACTGCCTATAGGCTCTTATTGCAGGGAAAATACCGATCACGATCCCCGCTAATTGAACCAAGAGCAATAGTGTCCACTCATGCGAGGTGATCGCCGTGAGGTTGATATTGATACCATAGTTTGCACTAATTATTGGGGCAGCGATAGCCAAAAGCGTGTACACACCAATGATTCCTACAGCGATACCGATAGCCGTCAGTGTACTTGCCTCACTCACCAATAAAATAAAGATATGTTTAGGTCTTGCCCCCATTGCTCTTAGTATTGCCATCTCGCGTCTGCGCTCTTGCAGGCTGGTCAATAAGCTCGACAGCATGCCCATTAGACCCGCCGCAACGACAAAGACAGAGACAATTAATAGAGCTTGCTCCGCAACAGCCATCATGCCCCAGAGTTCATGCAATGCCACACCAGGAAGAATAGCGCTCAGTGGCTCTTGTCGATAGGTATTGATTTCTCGTTGTAAGGCAAAGGTTTGGATTTTACTTTTCAGACCAATCAGCATCGCGGTGATCTGTTTGGGTTGGAACTGAGTGTTTTCTAGTTGTTGTTTACTAGGATTGTTGCCTAAATTCGCTCCCGACTCCCACCCAACGTGAATTGCTTCAATCGCCTCTAAAGAGACGTGAACTGATTTGTCGACAGGCGTCCCGGTTGGTGCCAAGATGCCGACCACTTTGAAGGGTAGATTGTCATGACGACTGAAACCCACATCACTAATTCCGTGCGCGATAATGATCTCACTACCTATCTGATATCCAAGTGCTTTTGCGACATCTGCCCCCAATACAGTTTCAAACAGACCCTCAAACTCTCTTCCTTGAGCCAAGGCTAAAGGCCGTTTCTGTCCATAGCGATAGTGTTCAAAATAACTATGATTGGTTCCAATCACACGAAAGCCTTTGTGCGAATCACCTAAAGAAATAGGGATAGCCCATTTGACGGTTCTGTGTTGGCTAAATTCCTGATAGCTTTTCCAATCAATATTATTAGTGGCATTGCCAATTCTAAATACCGAATATAGCAGCAAGTTTACTTGACCTGAGCGACCGCCCACGATCAAATCAGTTCCGGAAATCGTATTGGCGAAGCTGCTTTTGGCTTGAGTGCGAATTCGCTCTACACCCATTAAAAGGACAACGGAAATGGCGACCGTGATGATGGTGAGAATGGCGGTCGTTTTGCGGTTTAACAAACTTTTCCATGCGAGTTTGACAGTAATACTCATGATCCGGACACCTGATTAATATCCATAAGGTTTTCGCTGCGGGTGAAGAGTGATTCGAGAGTTGGGTCGTGACTAACAAAAACCAAGGTGGAATTGGCTTGGTTTGCTTGTTCCATTAACAACGAGATAAAGGCTTCTCGATTATCATGGTCAAGTGCTGAAGTTGGTTCGTCAGCAATCAGTAATTCGGGTTGACCGATCAATGCTCTTGCCGCAGCGACTCTTTGTTGTTGACCGATACTCAGCTCAACAACGGGCTTATTGATGAGTGATTTTGGTAGCCTCAACTGATCGAGTAGTAATTTGGCTTCTTGATCGAGTGACCCTTGTACCTTACTTTTTCGCTTAGGGGAGAAGCGACAAGGTAAGGTGACATTGTCAATAACAGATAGATAAGGTAGCAAGTTAAATTGCT
This genomic interval from Vibrio hippocampi contains the following:
- a CDS encoding TIGR03899 family protein; this encodes MIMSSKLPTEIQTSTTNSTHKAEHSAKKRHMKDSASQVIAIAQAHSLDAMVSEEAPSKTLFERAMLREKQRKEHRQKNLEQIIKATLDTCNKEVAGEPDFDWLTRYFEMAQEIHNSSMQKLWAQVLKREVTNPGSTSLKALKTLKDMTPKEAQTLQRAASLACTFGTDSSRKLLLGVRHQAGFFSFSKRESVDELSLGEFQLPYSSLLLLMELGILLTTELESGEIEVNSALKLAYQGTEVALHAKSKGITLTYYRFTPTGIELCQLLGNRINTHYQEKLIDLLNRKFTVKGDVSGPIHHTV
- a CDS encoding DUF3299 domain-containing protein, whose product is MKLIKLLGVLVVLSLGLISPAQASIEDADVLTLDWIDLIPEAERNQFNAMGMPMPDHSGMTAEQSKLGTVRQELNGSAVKIPGFVIPLEGDEEKVTEFLLVPYFGACIHVPPPPPNQIIYVKFEQGAPIQQLWDVVYVVGQLKTESTTSDLAETGYLIDGIKIEPYDDM
- a CDS encoding ABC transporter permease, with amino-acid sequence MSITVKLAWKSLLNRKTTAILTIITVAISVVLLMGVERIRTQAKSSFANTISGTDLIVGGRSGQVNLLLYSVFRIGNATNNIDWKSYQEFSQHRTVKWAIPISLGDSHKGFRVIGTNHSYFEHYRYGQKRPLALAQGREFEGLFETVLGADVAKALGYQIGSEIIIAHGISDVGFSRHDNLPFKVVGILAPTGTPVDKSVHVSLEAIEAIHVGWESGANLGNNPSKQQLENTQFQPKQITAMLIGLKSKIQTFALQREINTYRQEPLSAILPGVALHELWGMMAVAEQALLIVSVFVVAAGLMGMLSSLLTSLQERRREMAILRAMGARPKHIFILLVSEASTLTAIGIAVGIIGVYTLLAIAAPIISANYGININLTAITSHEWTLLLLVQLAGIVIGIFPAIRAYRQSLSDGMTIRI
- a CDS encoding ABC transporter ATP-binding protein, with the protein product MAPIITLSNATFRWKADQAPTLDIPSLNIEQGQHLFLKGPSGCGKSTLLSLITGINTVSSGSLSALGQELNALSASQRDRFRADHVGYIFQQFNLLPYLSVIDNVTLPCRFSPKRKSKVQGSLDQEAKLLLDQLRLPKSLINKPVVELSIGQQQRVAAARALIGQPELLIADEPTSALDHDNREAFISLLMEQANQANSTLVFVSHDPTLESLFTRSENLMDINQVSGS